In the Acyrthosiphon pisum isolate AL4f unplaced genomic scaffold, pea_aphid_22Mar2018_4r6ur Scaffold_14037;HRSCAF=14682, whole genome shotgun sequence genome, one interval contains:
- the LOC107885772 gene encoding uncharacterized protein LOC107885772: protein MEWSNDEVIEFLQLYEGYPQIWNPRHPGHKNRNIVHDAWKEIENKLSVKTDITEIKKKKDSLMATYRKLLNKVKASKGTGSGTKDVIQPDWFAYNAMSFLHGIYVAKKTISTEAAVASSINRFM, encoded by the exons atggaaTGGTCAAATGATGAGGTAATAGAGTTTTTGCAACTATATGAAGGATATCCACAAATTTGGAACCCACGCCATCCGGGTCATAAAAATAGGAATATAGTTCACGATGCGTGGAAAgaaatagaaaacaaattaag tgtCAAAACTGAtattacagaaataaaaaaaaaaaaagattctcTAATGGCTACTTATAGAAAACTGCTAAACAAAGTCAAAGCAAGCAAGGGTACTGGGAGTGGTACCAAAGACGTTATTCAGCCCGACTGGTTTGCCTACAATGCAATGTCATTTCTGCATGGGATTTACGttgcaaaaaaaacaatttcaacagAG